The proteins below come from a single Serratia ficaria genomic window:
- the ansB gene encoding L-asparaginase 2: protein MKSVKLSVLALFLAGGSGSALALPNVTLLATGGTIAGGGSSATQSNYTAGKLGVEALVNAVPELKNIANVQGEQVVNIGSQDMNDQVWLTLAKKINGDCGKTDGFVITHGTDTLEETAYFLDLTVKCDKPVVIVGAMRPATAMSADGPFNLYNAVVTAADPQSANRGVLVAMNDSVLDARDVTKTNTTSVQTFQSPNFGPLGYIHNGKVDYQRSPHRKHTTDTPFDVGKLSELPKVGIVYNYANASDAPAKALIAEGYQGIVSAGVGNGNLYKTVFDTLATAAHNGVAVVRSSRVPTGATTEDAEVDDAKYGFVAAGTLNPQKARILLQLALTQTKDAGQIQQMFNQY, encoded by the coding sequence ATGAAATCAGTGAAACTCAGCGTTTTGGCCCTCTTTCTGGCGGGGGGCAGCGGCTCGGCGCTGGCCTTGCCCAACGTTACCCTGCTGGCGACCGGCGGCACCATCGCCGGCGGCGGGTCTTCGGCCACTCAGTCCAATTACACCGCCGGCAAACTGGGCGTCGAGGCGTTGGTCAACGCAGTGCCGGAACTGAAAAACATCGCCAATGTGCAGGGCGAACAGGTGGTGAATATCGGCTCGCAGGATATGAACGACCAGGTGTGGCTGACGCTGGCGAAAAAAATCAACGGCGACTGCGGCAAAACCGACGGTTTTGTCATCACCCACGGCACCGACACCCTGGAGGAAACTGCTTATTTCCTCGATCTGACGGTCAAATGCGACAAGCCGGTGGTGATCGTCGGGGCGATGCGCCCGGCGACGGCGATGAGCGCCGACGGCCCGTTCAATCTGTATAATGCGGTGGTGACGGCGGCCGATCCGCAGTCGGCCAACCGCGGGGTGCTGGTGGCGATGAACGACAGCGTGCTGGACGCGCGCGACGTGACCAAAACCAACACCACCTCGGTGCAGACCTTCCAGTCGCCGAACTTCGGCCCGCTTGGCTACATTCATAACGGCAAGGTCGACTATCAGCGCTCGCCGCACCGCAAGCACACCACCGATACGCCGTTTGACGTCGGCAAGCTGAGCGAGCTGCCGAAGGTGGGTATCGTCTACAACTACGCCAACGCTTCCGACGCGCCGGCCAAGGCGCTGATCGCCGAGGGGTATCAGGGCATCGTCAGCGCCGGCGTCGGCAACGGCAATCTGTACAAGACGGTGTTCGACACCCTGGCGACGGCGGCGCATAACGGCGTGGCGGTAGTGCGCTCCTCGCGGGTGCCGACCGGCGCCACTACCGAGGATGCGGAAGTGGACGACGCCAAGTACGGCTTCGTCGCCGCCGGCACGCTGAACCCGCAAAAGGCGCGTATTTTGCTGCAGTTGGCGCTGACCCAGACCAAAGACGCCGGGCAGATCCAACAGATGTTC